The following coding sequences lie in one Saccopteryx bilineata isolate mSacBil1 chromosome 5, mSacBil1_pri_phased_curated, whole genome shotgun sequence genomic window:
- the LOC136338292 gene encoding small EDRK-rich factor 2-like, with product MTRGNQRELAPQKNMKKQSDSVKGKHGDDGLSAAARKQRVSEIMQQKQKKANEKEEEPK from the coding sequence ATGACCCGAGGTAACCAACGTGAGCTCGCCCCCCAGAAGAATATGAAAAAGCAGAGCGACTCGGTTAAGGGAAAGCATGGAGATGACGGGCTTTCTGCTGCTGCCCGCAAGCAGAGGGTTTCGGAGATCATGCAGCAGAAGCAGAAAAAGGCAAACGAGAAGGAGGAGGAACCCAAGTAG